The following proteins are encoded in a genomic region of Candidatus Kryptobacter tengchongensis:
- a CDS encoding 16S rRNA (adenine1518-N6/adenine1519-N6)-dimethyltransferase, protein MLKPVKYLGQHFLSDKNIARKIAEAINPQPDDIIVEIGAGEGFLTEQFVGKVKKVFAVEIDKRAVDFLKVRFGDEELIRNDKIEILHQDFLKLDLKMFERFGKIRLIGNIPYSITSSIIFKAIENRNLIKDLTIMVQLEVALRIISRPGVKDYGILSVMCQAYSKPEILFRVSRNVFYPKPKVSSAVIWLDFEKGELSERILDHAFFKKIVKHVFNKRRKILRNTLRELFDDEILSKINFDLTKRPEQLTVEELIEISNALYEIYSDKNKSDVG, encoded by the coding sequence ATGCTAAAGCCTGTAAAGTATCTTGGTCAGCACTTCTTGAGCGATAAAAACATAGCAAGGAAAATAGCTGAGGCAATTAATCCTCAACCTGATGATATAATAGTTGAAATTGGAGCTGGTGAGGGATTTTTGACAGAACAATTCGTTGGAAAAGTTAAAAAGGTTTTCGCCGTTGAAATTGATAAAAGGGCGGTTGATTTTTTAAAAGTAAGATTTGGTGATGAGGAGTTAATTCGTAATGATAAAATTGAAATACTTCATCAAGATTTTCTGAAGCTTGATTTGAAAATGTTTGAAAGGTTTGGGAAGATACGTCTGATTGGGAATATTCCTTATAGTATCACAAGCTCAATCATATTTAAAGCGATAGAGAACAGGAACTTGATAAAGGATTTGACGATAATGGTTCAGCTTGAGGTTGCTTTAAGGATTATTTCAAGACCTGGTGTGAAAGACTATGGCATACTTTCGGTGATGTGTCAGGCGTATTCAAAGCCGGAGATTTTATTCAGGGTATCGCGAAATGTTTTCTATCCCAAGCCGAAAGTTTCGTCCGCAGTAATATGGCTTGATTTTGAAAAAGGTGAATTGTCTGAGAGAATCCTTGACCATGCGTTCTTTAAAAAGATAGTTAAACATGTTTTCAACAAGAGAAGGAAAATTTTGAGAAATACTTTGCGTGAGCTTTTTGATGATGAAATTCTTTCAAAGATTAATTTTGACTTGACTAAAAGACCCGAGCAACTAACTGTTGAAGAGTTAATTGAGATTTCAAACGCACTTTATGAAATTTACAGTGATAAAAATAAAAGTGATGTTGGATGA
- a CDS encoding PAP2 superfamily protein: protein MNYLINLRNLHFGDIVNIVFYFFLIFLALIFSHQIKLWWLIVVLNLLIIFFIIYVAVKWGSFGNPEIFSAKRFIREWYLVPFILLTFKEIYFFIHFLNLPDYDWILIKIDYIIFGAHPTYVLSKISNPILTEVLQIAYSTFYFLPIILAYDFYRRGEIEKYRYIMATVVYGFYLSYIGYLLVPAIGPRFTLHDFAKLDEELPGLFLTEPLRWIINTGESIPPGVPNPVDYAQRDAFPSGHTQLTLVVMYLSVVLNSRTKYFLIPTGIMLIFSTVYLRYHYVIDLIAGFLLAVFTVVTASYLFNQCETKIGLRNAEKGRG from the coding sequence ATGAATTACCTTATCAACTTGCGTAATCTTCACTTCGGGGACATTGTGAATATAGTTTTTTATTTCTTTTTGATTTTTCTCGCGTTAATTTTTTCTCATCAGATAAAATTGTGGTGGTTGATAGTTGTCCTTAACCTTTTAATTATATTTTTCATAATTTATGTGGCTGTTAAATGGGGAAGCTTTGGAAATCCCGAAATTTTCTCAGCAAAGCGTTTCATTAGAGAATGGTATCTTGTTCCATTTATTCTTTTGACATTCAAAGAAATTTATTTTTTCATTCACTTTCTAAATTTGCCGGATTACGACTGGATTTTGATAAAAATTGATTATATAATTTTTGGAGCACATCCAACTTATGTTTTGAGTAAAATCTCAAATCCGATTTTAACAGAAGTTTTACAAATTGCTTATTCAACTTTTTACTTTCTTCCGATAATCCTTGCTTATGATTTTTATCGCAGGGGGGAGATTGAGAAATATCGTTATATTATGGCAACCGTTGTATATGGATTTTACCTTTCATACATTGGTTATCTTCTCGTTCCGGCAATTGGTCCAAGGTTTACGCTTCATGATTTCGCCAAGCTTGATGAGGAACTTCCTGGGCTTTTTCTTACTGAGCCACTTCGTTGGATAATTAACACAGGTGAGTCAATTCCCCCGGGAGTTCCAAACCCTGTTGATTATGCGCAAAGAGATGCTTTTCCAAGTGGGCATACACAGCTTACTCTTGTTGTCATGTATTTGTCTGTTGTCCTAAATTCAAGAACGAAGTATTTTTTAATTCCAACGGGGATTATGTTGATTTTTTCAACTGTTTATCTTCGCTATCATTATGTTATTGATTTGATAGCTGGTTTTTTGCTTGCTGTTTTTACAGTTGTAACTGCTTCATATCTTTTCAATCAATGTGAAACAAAAATAGGGTTGAGGAATGCAGAAAAAGGGAGAGGTTAA